Within the Bacilli bacterium genome, the region CGGCTCCGCCTTCTGGCCGGAAGTCGGACCGCAAATTCGCTGCCGGCCTGCGGATCAATATTTGCAGGATGGCGCCCAGTTGGAATTGTTGGGGGAGGAATTTAAAATTTTCCACACCCCTGGCCATTCTCCGGGCAGTATCAGCCTTTATTGCGGGGATATGCTCTTTTGCGGCGATGTGCTGTTTCGCCAATCGGTCGGCAGGACGGATTTGCCCGGCGGCAGCACGCAGGAACTTTACGATTCGATTCATCGGGTGCTTTTTTCATTGCCGGGCGAAGTCCAGGTATACCCGGGACATGGCCCGGAAACGACGATTGCTTTCGAAAAAGAACACAATCCTTATGTATAGGGGGGCGCCTCGTGTGGGCCCCCTTTTTTTTATTACGGGTTAGTGCTATATTTAATTCATAGTAATCTTACCCACCAAGTAGGTGATTTGATATGAAGGAAATTCCCATACCTTATGTGCGGACAAATCAGGCCGCCATGGTTGTGCTGATTGCAGCGGGGATTATATTCAATAAACCGATTCTGATTTTGGTCGTCTGGGCGATCGAACTGGTCGGATTGGCGCTTGGCGCGCGCGGCAATTTGTTTATCATCATCGCCCGCCCGTTTTTGCGCAAGCTTGCGCAGCGGGCGGAAGGAGAAGCGGCGGAATTGCAGCGGTTTAACAACTCCATCGCGGTTTTCCTGTTGTCGCTTTCGGTGGTCTCGATTTTGCTTGATTGGACAATGGCCGCCTATATTTTTGCCGGCATGGTCGCGGCGGCCGCCCTTGCGGCGATTCTCGGATATTGCATCGGCTGCA harbors:
- a CDS encoding MBL fold metallo-hydrolase, which gives rise to MLNISRIPLGPLATNAYVVSNPNTKKAFVIDPGMASSVLFQAFGDFTVEAVILTHAHFDHIGGLEEVRKRTGAPVYIHEREKDWLNDPELNGSAFWPEVGPQIRCRPADQYLQDGAQLELLGEEFKIFHTPGHSPGSISLYCGDMLFCGDVLFRQSVGRTDLPGGSTQELYDSIHRVLFSLPGEVQVYPGHGPETTIAFEKEHNPYV
- a CDS encoding DUF4395 domain-containing protein, with amino-acid sequence MKEIPIPYVRTNQAAMVVLIAAGIIFNKPILILVVWAIELVGLALGARGNLFIIIARPFLRKLAQRAEGEAAELQRFNNSIAVFLLSLSVVSILLDWTMAAYIFAGMVAAAALAAILGYCIGCTLYYQLKQWRLRRNARNQQ